AATCAGAGGCCGTAGGTGGACCAGTCCACCTTGTCCCAGACCTGTTCCTGCACGGCGGCGGCGATGGCATCGACATCGCCATCGGCAGCGTCGGTCAGCGCCGTCCACTTCTCGACCAGCTCCTGGAAGCGGGCGATCTTGGCGGCCGCATCGGTGACGCCGAGCTGGCTTTCGGCCACGGCGACGGCGTCAGGAATGTCGCTGAAGCGGAACTCATTGGTGGCGTCGAGCAGGTCCTGGCTGGCCGGGATGATCTCGATGCCGGCGTCGAGCGCGGCCTGGCGGGCGGCAGCGGCCCGGTCATAGCCCCAGCTCTGGGTGAACAGCGCGCTGGAGCGGTTGGCGGCCCGGGCAAAGCCCTCGCGCAGTTCGGGGGTCATTTCCGCCCAGGCGGCCGAGGCCACGGTGAAGTTGGACGTGGTGTGGTAGGTGCCCAGCGGCACGTCGATGAGATATTTGATGACGTCGACGAGGCGATAGGAGATCAGGTCGGAAATCGAGGCCATGGTGCCGTCGAGCACGCCCTGGGAGATGGCTTCGAACTGGTCGCTCACCGGCACCTGGGCCGGTGCGGCGCCGAGCTTTTCGGCCCAGCGGGCATAGGGGGCGCCGCCCGAGCGGAGACGCAGGCCCTGCATGTCGGCCAGGGAATTGACCGGCTTGGTGGACATGACCAGATAAATGTCGGACGAGCCGGCGCCGACAAAGACGCCACCCATGGCCTTGAACTCGGCTTGGCATTCTTGGCAGGTGACGACATATTCGGTCATCGCCGCGCCCATGGC
This sequence is a window from Devosia beringensis. Protein-coding genes within it:
- a CDS encoding C4-dicarboxylate TRAP transporter substrate-binding protein; the encoded protein is MNRLFRMLSVVSLAALAAGTADARELRLAPGTPPVHPAVDPLYNSFMELLPEETGGELTGVMIGPEVVGIGAAKQALQSSLSEVGNLLPLFVPADLPNTALMGDLSFLATTPHAMGAAMTEYVVTCQECQAEFKAMGGVFVGAGSSDIYLVMSTKPVNSLADMQGLRLRSGGAPYARWAEKLGAAPAQVPVSDQFEAISQGVLDGTMASISDLISYRLVDVIKYLIDVPLGTYHTTSNFTVASAAWAEMTPELREGFARAANRSSALFTQSWGYDRAAAARQAALDAGIEIIPASQDLLDATNEFRFSDIPDAVAVAESQLGVTDAAAKIARFQELVEKWTALTDAADGDVDAIAAAVQEQVWDKVDWSTYGL